A single genomic interval of Aureliella helgolandensis harbors:
- a CDS encoding exonuclease domain-containing protein, whose protein sequence is MDFVAVDFETANSNANSACQLAAVVVRDSQVVFEQSWMIRPPRMYFSPFNIKVHGITPEDVRHAPTMDKVWSEFQPLIDGQVLLAHNARFDVGVLLASLAAKDIACPPLEFICTRLLARQTWPGRTKYGLKPLSDWLGIEFKHHDALEDSRACATIALEAERVHQTSELRELEKILRIKRGSYQQGHVKSPRAVGKRSSARASGSRTTNDKWGFPSRTAKVARKLDAQTVLQAAGNQPPLQGKNIVLLGNLGGMSEAESTQFLSALGAARQPTIDASTHYVVTCRTSENATDQAPPALPAPHLQSSSSTRGRTSGGVRVLSERQFRAILPAGRVSLP, encoded by the coding sequence ATGGATTTTGTGGCCGTCGATTTTGAAACAGCTAACAGTAACGCCAACAGTGCCTGTCAGCTGGCTGCAGTCGTAGTACGTGATTCCCAAGTTGTTTTTGAACAGAGCTGGATGATCCGCCCTCCGCGGATGTATTTCTCCCCCTTCAATATCAAAGTCCATGGAATTACGCCGGAGGATGTACGTCACGCGCCAACCATGGATAAAGTGTGGAGCGAATTCCAGCCGCTGATTGACGGGCAAGTTCTCCTAGCCCACAACGCGAGATTCGACGTCGGCGTCCTGCTGGCTAGCTTGGCTGCCAAGGATATTGCTTGCCCACCACTCGAATTCATCTGCACTCGACTGCTGGCCCGTCAAACCTGGCCCGGACGCACCAAATACGGCCTCAAGCCACTCTCCGATTGGCTGGGGATTGAGTTTAAGCACCACGACGCGCTGGAAGACTCCAGAGCCTGCGCAACGATCGCTTTGGAAGCCGAACGCGTGCACCAAACCTCAGAATTGAGAGAGCTGGAGAAAATCCTCCGCATCAAACGGGGCAGCTACCAACAGGGACACGTCAAATCGCCACGGGCCGTCGGCAAGCGATCCAGCGCGAGGGCCTCCGGCAGCCGCACCACCAACGACAAATGGGGATTCCCCAGCCGCACCGCCAAAGTCGCTCGAAAACTCGACGCGCAAACGGTGCTGCAAGCCGCCGGGAATCAACCTCCACTGCAGGGCAAAAACATCGTCTTACTAGGCAACCTGGGCGGCATGAGCGAAGCGGAGTCGACTCAATTCCTCTCGGCACTGGGCGCAGCACGGCAGCCGACCATCGATGCGAGTACGCACTATGTCGTCACCTGCCGAACCTCGGAAAACGCCACGGACCAAGCTCCACCGGCCCTCCCCGCACCCCATCTTCAATCCAGCTCATCAACGCGCGGAAGAACCAGTGGCGGAGTCCGGGTGCTGAGCGAACGCCAATTCCGTGCCATCCTGCCAGCAGGACGCGTTAGCCTCCCCTAA
- a CDS encoding DinB family protein, producing the protein MGQCGSLIADIAAIGIRNANRLVEGIPADRFARFAAPGNVTITANHPAFIFGHLCLYPANVFKLIGQEGIAQPPAHYDALFSKNATCVDDPDGSIYPTGTELKAFFDSSYATAVEAIRQVSDEQLAAPNPVDSPLQAILPTLGALIGLYLTNHVTLHLGQLSTWRRMEGLPPA; encoded by the coding sequence ATGGGTCAATGCGGAAGCCTAATTGCAGACATTGCCGCGATTGGAATACGGAACGCCAATCGCTTGGTTGAGGGGATTCCTGCGGATCGCTTTGCACGCTTTGCGGCGCCCGGCAATGTGACGATTACCGCGAATCACCCCGCCTTCATCTTTGGCCACTTGTGCCTTTACCCAGCCAATGTGTTCAAGCTCATCGGGCAAGAGGGAATAGCCCAACCGCCCGCACACTACGATGCGTTATTCTCGAAAAATGCCACATGTGTCGATGACCCTGACGGCAGCATCTACCCCACCGGCACCGAACTCAAAGCATTTTTCGACAGCAGCTACGCCACCGCCGTGGAGGCAATCCGCCAAGTCAGCGACGAACAACTCGCTGCGCCGAACCCCGTCGATTCGCCATTGCAAGCTATCCTTCCCACCCTGGGCGCATTGATTGGACTCTATCTCACCAACCACGTAACGCTCCATCTGGGGCAACTCAGCACTTGGCGACGCATGGAAGGACTGCCGCCAGCGTAG
- a CDS encoding right-handed parallel beta-helix repeat-containing protein, protein MQSMLKPCCRLYFLVACSCFLSLLRPVDGAERVGVGDGVADDTQSLQRAVDSGVGNLELPAGTYRITRPIVIDLAKVGHTSISGGGAARILMAGPGPALEFIGTHAGTADPSTVKADVWKREDSPMVDGLKIVGGHPEACGIRARGTLQLTLTRLVIRKVLHAVHLTQRNRNVTLSECHLYENQGVGLFLDQLNLHQINVANCHISYNRGGGIVAKQSEIRNLQIGTCDIEGNMAEGDAPPTANIWLDATNSSLGEVAIVGCTIQHSHEARGSANIRINCQSVEVAFTKETRHGNITIADNVLSDVEVNVELHHVRGATISGNTIWKGYQKNLILEDCRNIVLANNVFDRNPRYGYGGSAQAKLGVLITNSADCTLSGNHGAGRVDGEAAVVVRNCERMNISGWTLLDYGSVGLLLDNVTRSRVSGCLIRDDVAKSPGLAVSITGRSEVQVDD, encoded by the coding sequence ATGCAATCGATGCTGAAGCCCTGTTGCCGCCTGTATTTCTTAGTGGCTTGTTCTTGTTTTTTGAGCCTGCTGAGGCCGGTCGACGGAGCGGAACGCGTTGGCGTCGGCGATGGAGTTGCGGACGACACGCAGTCACTGCAGCGAGCCGTCGATTCCGGAGTGGGAAATCTGGAATTGCCTGCTGGGACCTATCGCATCACGCGCCCAATCGTAATCGACTTGGCGAAAGTGGGGCACACGTCGATCTCCGGGGGCGGAGCGGCGCGGATTCTGATGGCCGGCCCTGGGCCCGCGCTGGAATTTATAGGTACGCATGCCGGGACTGCTGATCCAAGCACGGTTAAGGCTGACGTTTGGAAACGCGAAGATTCTCCCATGGTCGATGGGTTGAAGATTGTGGGAGGGCATCCGGAAGCATGTGGCATTCGAGCTCGCGGTACGCTGCAGTTAACGTTGACCCGCCTCGTGATTCGCAAGGTTCTCCACGCAGTGCATTTAACGCAGCGGAATCGCAACGTGACGCTCTCAGAGTGTCACCTCTACGAAAACCAGGGGGTGGGGCTGTTCCTCGATCAACTCAACTTGCATCAGATCAATGTTGCCAATTGCCATATAAGCTACAACCGAGGCGGTGGGATCGTGGCGAAGCAGAGTGAGATTCGGAACCTCCAGATCGGCACTTGCGATATCGAGGGCAATATGGCCGAGGGTGATGCGCCTCCCACCGCCAATATCTGGCTCGATGCGACGAATTCCTCACTTGGCGAAGTAGCGATTGTGGGGTGCACTATCCAGCACTCTCATGAAGCACGCGGCTCTGCCAATATTCGTATCAATTGCCAGTCGGTCGAGGTCGCTTTCACCAAGGAGACACGGCATGGCAACATTACGATTGCGGATAACGTGCTGTCGGATGTGGAGGTGAACGTTGAATTGCACCACGTGCGGGGCGCGACGATTAGCGGCAATACGATTTGGAAGGGCTATCAGAAGAACTTGATCTTGGAGGACTGTCGCAACATTGTCTTGGCGAATAACGTCTTTGACCGCAATCCTCGCTATGGGTACGGGGGTAGCGCGCAGGCCAAACTGGGTGTGTTAATCACGAATTCAGCGGACTGTACGCTGAGTGGCAATCATGGGGCGGGACGCGTCGACGGTGAAGCGGCGGTGGTCGTGCGCAATTGTGAGCGCATGAACATCTCCGGTTGGACGCTCCTGGATTATGGCTCTGTCGGTCTATTGCTGGACAATGTTACTCGCAGTCGCGTGTCGGGCTGCCTGATTCGAGATGATGTCGCTAAATCACCGGGTCTGGCAGTAAGCATCACTGGCAGAAGTGAAGTTCAAGTGGACGATTAA
- a CDS encoding 2-oxo acid dehydrogenase subunit E2, with protein MAIDVKLPELGDGIESGDVLELFVSEGDSVEREQGLLEIETDKATVTVPSPASGKISKILVKAGDTLPIGGVILQLEGAESAAPAASAPAPAAAPAPAPEPPPAPAAATPPPAAAAPAAAPPATPAPATFTAPTPPPAAPVPSESDSVAAGPAVRRFAREVGVDLSQVTGSGEGGRISREDVLKAVRETSAAHAVAPAGPSTAMVAPRSASSKPSSAGGQALALPGEPGQDDYGPVRVERLSKIRKTIAAQMHKSWSTVPRVTNFDDADVTALEALRQSSKEDYAAEGIKLTTMPFLIKAVATALRQHSALNAVIDTENDQIVYRDYVNIGIAVDTPRGLVVPNIRHADSLSIAEIARALADMAGRVRDGDFGVNELRGGTFTISNLGAIGGTYSTPIVNVPEVAILLVGRSRKMPIVMKDDSIEARLMMPFSLSYDHRMVDGGAAARFLNSVINYMENPSRLLLAIN; from the coding sequence ATGGCGATTGACGTTAAACTTCCCGAACTCGGCGACGGTATTGAATCGGGTGATGTCCTGGAGCTTTTTGTAAGCGAAGGGGATTCGGTAGAGCGCGAGCAGGGATTATTGGAGATCGAGACGGACAAGGCGACGGTAACGGTCCCCTCGCCAGCCTCAGGTAAAATCAGCAAGATTTTAGTCAAGGCGGGTGACACCCTACCGATTGGCGGCGTCATTTTGCAATTAGAGGGTGCTGAGTCTGCGGCACCTGCGGCTTCAGCTCCAGCTCCAGCAGCAGCCCCAGCTCCTGCCCCAGAGCCACCACCAGCTCCCGCTGCAGCGACACCTCCGCCCGCAGCGGCTGCTCCTGCAGCAGCTCCACCCGCGACGCCAGCACCGGCTACATTTACAGCGCCCACTCCGCCCCCAGCAGCTCCGGTTCCTAGCGAAAGCGATTCCGTGGCCGCTGGCCCAGCCGTTCGACGCTTTGCGCGCGAAGTTGGCGTGGACCTCAGCCAGGTGACTGGATCGGGAGAGGGGGGACGCATCTCGCGAGAAGATGTGTTGAAAGCCGTTCGCGAGACCAGTGCCGCTCACGCAGTAGCACCCGCTGGCCCCTCCACGGCCATGGTGGCGCCGCGGTCTGCGTCGTCCAAACCAAGCAGTGCTGGAGGGCAGGCGTTGGCCTTGCCTGGCGAACCAGGGCAAGATGACTATGGACCAGTCCGAGTCGAACGCTTGAGCAAAATCCGCAAGACGATTGCCGCTCAAATGCACAAGTCGTGGAGCACCGTGCCACGCGTCACCAATTTTGATGACGCCGATGTCACCGCGCTCGAAGCGCTTCGCCAGTCTAGCAAGGAGGACTACGCCGCCGAGGGCATCAAGCTGACCACCATGCCTTTCCTCATCAAGGCGGTGGCTACGGCCCTGCGTCAACACTCCGCCCTGAATGCGGTTATTGATACGGAAAACGACCAGATCGTCTACCGCGATTACGTGAACATTGGAATCGCCGTCGACACTCCACGTGGGTTGGTCGTCCCCAATATCCGCCATGCCGATTCGTTGAGCATTGCAGAGATCGCCCGCGCACTGGCCGATATGGCCGGACGCGTACGCGATGGCGATTTTGGTGTGAACGAACTGCGTGGCGGAACGTTTACTATCAGCAACTTGGGAGCGATCGGTGGTACCTACAGCACTCCGATCGTGAATGTGCCCGAAGTCGCGATCCTGTTGGTCGGCCGCTCGCGGAAAATGCCGATCGTCATGAAGGACGATTCGATTGAAGCGCGGTTGATGATGCCCTTTAGCCTGTCCTACGATCACCGCATGGTCGATGGTGGAGCAGCAGCTCGGTTCCTCAATAGCGTGATCAACTACATGGAGAATCCGAGTCGTCTACTGCTGGCGATCAACTAG
- the aceE gene encoding pyruvate dehydrogenase (acetyl-transferring), homodimeric type → MADAKTLSDAEAAVMAHGQIPLTPDTDPAETAEWLSSLEYVLKSKGADRVKFLLKSLDTRARSEGVDVPLEVNTPYINTIPVHKQPPYPGNRELERRIKSVIRWNAMAMVQRANKKFDGLGGHISTFASSATLYEVAFNHFFRGRGESGYDGDIIYFQGHASPGMYSRAFMEGRLSVENLEHFRRELREQKGLSSYPHPWLMPEFWEFPTVSMGLGPLMAIYQARFNEYLRDRGIKDTSNQRVWAFLGDGECDEPETLGALHLAARERLDNLTFVVNCNLQRLDGPVRGNSKIIQELEAVFRGSGWNVIKVVWGGDFDSLLEKDESGNLVQRMNEVVDGQYQKYTGMPGSYIREHFFGKYPEVAELVANYSDEKLEKLKRGGHDPEKVFAAYKAAVEHKGQPTVILAKTIKGYGLGEAGEGRMVAHNQKKLNEQELLEFRSRFGIPISDAEVASAPFYKPPASSMEMKYLKERRDELGGPVPSRPSAIPTVKVPTLEDYSSFVKDSGGKEVSTTMGFVRLLSRLCKDKEIGKNIVPIVPDESRTFGMEGMFREVGIYAHAGQLYEPVDSNILSYYKEARDGQILEEGITEAGSMSSFNAAGTAYATHGVNMIPFYIYYSMFGFQRVGDLIWAASDMRAKGFLIGGTSGRTTLNGEGLQHQDGHSQLNAMAFPAIRAYDPAYAYETTVIVMDGLRRLYQEGETAIYYISVENENYEMPGLPEGVEEGIIQGIYKLKSQEVKDAKARVQLFGTGPILRSVLKAQELLAERYQIASDVWSVTSYTQLRRDAQSCERWNMLHPTEKPKQSYIEKTLKGIEGPFVAASDHVRAVPEQLQRYIPGDYFVLGTDGMGRSETREALRRHFEVDAESVALAALYRLTKQGVGTAADVAKAIKDLDYNPDKANPLFA, encoded by the coding sequence ATGGCAGATGCGAAGACGTTGAGCGATGCAGAGGCCGCTGTGATGGCCCATGGCCAAATTCCGCTTACCCCAGACACCGACCCTGCGGAGACCGCAGAGTGGTTGAGTTCTTTGGAGTACGTCCTCAAGAGTAAGGGGGCGGACCGCGTCAAGTTCCTGCTTAAGTCGCTTGATACTCGAGCACGCAGTGAAGGGGTTGATGTTCCGCTGGAGGTCAATACGCCCTACATCAACACCATACCGGTTCACAAGCAACCGCCCTACCCGGGAAACCGCGAGCTGGAGCGCCGCATCAAGAGTGTGATTCGCTGGAATGCGATGGCCATGGTGCAGCGTGCCAATAAGAAGTTCGATGGTTTGGGGGGGCACATTAGCACGTTTGCTTCGAGTGCGACGCTCTACGAAGTTGCCTTCAATCACTTTTTCCGTGGCCGTGGCGAGTCGGGTTACGATGGCGACATTATCTATTTCCAGGGGCATGCTTCGCCGGGCATGTACTCACGCGCCTTCATGGAAGGCCGTTTGTCGGTCGAGAATTTAGAGCATTTCCGTCGCGAGTTGCGAGAACAGAAGGGGTTGTCCAGCTACCCACACCCTTGGCTAATGCCAGAGTTTTGGGAGTTCCCCACGGTTTCCATGGGGCTGGGGCCACTCATGGCAATCTATCAAGCTCGGTTCAACGAGTATTTGCGGGATCGCGGCATCAAGGATACGTCCAACCAACGGGTGTGGGCCTTTCTTGGGGATGGTGAGTGCGATGAGCCAGAGACGCTCGGTGCACTGCACTTAGCAGCCCGTGAACGCCTCGACAATTTGACGTTTGTCGTCAATTGCAACCTCCAGCGGCTCGACGGTCCGGTTCGCGGGAACAGCAAGATCATTCAAGAGCTGGAAGCGGTCTTCCGTGGTTCCGGTTGGAACGTGATCAAAGTCGTGTGGGGCGGGGATTTCGATTCGCTGCTTGAAAAAGATGAGTCGGGAAATCTTGTTCAGCGCATGAACGAAGTGGTCGATGGCCAATACCAGAAGTACACCGGCATGCCCGGTTCCTACATCCGCGAGCACTTCTTTGGGAAGTATCCCGAGGTGGCTGAGCTGGTCGCCAACTACTCCGACGAAAAATTGGAGAAGCTCAAGCGGGGCGGGCACGATCCCGAGAAGGTTTTCGCAGCTTACAAGGCAGCGGTTGAGCACAAGGGGCAGCCCACGGTCATCCTGGCTAAGACGATCAAGGGTTACGGACTGGGAGAAGCTGGCGAAGGCCGGATGGTCGCCCACAATCAAAAGAAGCTTAACGAGCAAGAACTGTTGGAATTCCGCAGTCGGTTTGGGATACCGATTAGCGATGCAGAGGTGGCTAGCGCGCCGTTCTACAAGCCGCCCGCTTCGAGCATGGAGATGAAGTACCTCAAAGAACGTCGCGATGAACTGGGGGGCCCTGTTCCCAGCCGTCCGTCCGCCATACCGACGGTGAAGGTGCCTACCCTGGAGGACTACTCCTCTTTCGTGAAGGATAGCGGCGGCAAAGAGGTTAGCACCACCATGGGCTTCGTGCGCCTGCTTTCGCGTCTCTGTAAAGACAAGGAAATCGGTAAGAACATCGTGCCCATCGTGCCCGACGAGTCGCGGACCTTCGGTATGGAAGGGATGTTTCGCGAAGTGGGGATCTATGCTCACGCGGGCCAATTGTATGAGCCAGTCGATTCCAACATCCTGTCTTACTACAAGGAAGCGCGTGACGGTCAGATCCTGGAAGAGGGGATCACCGAAGCGGGGTCCATGTCGAGCTTCAATGCTGCAGGAACGGCGTACGCTACCCACGGCGTAAATATGATCCCGTTCTATATCTACTACTCGATGTTCGGCTTCCAACGCGTTGGCGATCTGATATGGGCTGCCAGCGATATGCGGGCCAAGGGCTTCTTAATTGGCGGGACATCGGGGCGCACCACCCTCAATGGAGAGGGGCTGCAGCACCAGGACGGTCACAGTCAATTGAATGCGATGGCATTCCCTGCCATTCGCGCCTACGATCCGGCCTACGCCTATGAGACGACCGTGATCGTCATGGATGGCCTGCGTCGCCTCTACCAAGAGGGCGAGACCGCCATCTACTACATCTCGGTTGAGAATGAAAATTACGAGATGCCCGGCCTGCCTGAAGGCGTCGAAGAGGGGATTATTCAAGGGATCTACAAGCTCAAGAGCCAAGAGGTGAAAGACGCCAAGGCGCGCGTCCAACTCTTTGGTACCGGGCCCATCCTGCGCAGTGTGCTCAAAGCTCAAGAGTTGCTGGCTGAACGCTATCAAATCGCAAGCGATGTTTGGAGCGTGACGAGTTACACCCAGTTGCGTCGCGATGCCCAGAGTTGCGAACGCTGGAACATGTTGCATCCCACGGAAAAGCCTAAGCAGAGCTACATCGAAAAAACGCTCAAGGGCATTGAGGGGCCGTTTGTGGCCGCCAGTGACCATGTGCGAGCCGTGCCTGAGCAGTTGCAGCGTTACATCCCCGGCGATTACTTTGTGCTGGGAACCGACGGTATGGGACGCAGCGAGACGCGCGAAGCCTTGCGTCGCCACTTCGAAGTGGATGCCGAGTCGGTTGCCTTGGCGGCACTTTATCGACTGACCAAGCAAGGGGTGGGCACCGCGGCCGACGTGGCGAAGGCCATTAAGGATTTGGATTACAATCCCGATAAAGCCAACCCCCTGTTCGCCTAA
- a CDS encoding zinc-dependent alcohol dehydrogenase produces the protein MKAMLLSEYKKLEIVDMPQPEIGHNELLIKVRACGICGSDIHGWDGSTGRRVPPLVMGHEAAGVVEKVGSQVTGFQVGDHLTFDSTVSCGTCGACRKGSINLCENRQVLGVSCDEFRRHGAFAEYVVVPQNICYALPKDLPFEHAALIEAVSIAVHAANRSAIKLGDTAVVVGSGMIGLLVVQAVRLAGCARVIAVDLEDSKLEIAKSLGADFTLNPKSCDVVAEVKKLTGGQGADVAFEVVGATPTVKTAIESTRKGGSITLVGNLAPNVELPLQAVVTRELTIYGSCASNGEYPECIEYLRRGDIKVQPLITATATLEDGPAWFARLYAGEPGAMKVVLQPQG, from the coding sequence ATGAAGGCCATGCTGCTGAGTGAGTATAAAAAGCTCGAGATCGTTGATATGCCTCAGCCTGAAATCGGGCACAATGAGTTGCTGATCAAGGTGAGGGCGTGCGGTATCTGTGGAAGCGATATCCATGGCTGGGATGGCTCGACCGGTCGGCGCGTGCCGCCCCTGGTTATGGGGCACGAAGCGGCCGGTGTGGTTGAGAAAGTGGGCTCTCAGGTAACCGGTTTTCAAGTTGGAGATCACCTGACGTTCGATTCGACCGTGTCCTGCGGGACCTGCGGCGCTTGCCGCAAGGGCTCGATCAATCTCTGCGAGAATCGCCAAGTACTCGGGGTCTCTTGCGATGAATTTCGTCGGCATGGAGCTTTTGCCGAGTACGTCGTGGTTCCGCAAAATATTTGTTATGCCCTGCCCAAGGATCTTCCCTTTGAACATGCGGCTTTAATCGAAGCCGTCTCCATTGCTGTGCATGCCGCCAACCGTTCGGCGATCAAATTGGGGGACACCGCCGTAGTTGTCGGCAGTGGAATGATCGGTTTGCTGGTCGTGCAAGCAGTGCGTTTGGCCGGGTGCGCGCGAGTAATCGCCGTCGATTTGGAGGACAGTAAGCTGGAAATCGCCAAGTCGCTAGGAGCCGATTTTACGCTGAATCCCAAGAGTTGTGATGTCGTTGCCGAGGTCAAGAAGTTGACTGGAGGGCAGGGGGCTGACGTTGCATTCGAAGTGGTGGGCGCAACGCCGACGGTGAAAACGGCCATCGAGAGTACGCGCAAAGGCGGCTCGATCACTCTAGTTGGGAATCTCGCTCCCAATGTGGAACTTCCGCTCCAAGCCGTAGTGACGCGGGAGTTGACCATCTATGGGAGTTGTGCCTCGAATGGCGAGTATCCGGAGTGCATCGAGTATCTGAGGCGCGGGGATATTAAGGTTCAACCGCTGATTACTGCCACTGCTACCTTGGAGGACGGGCCCGCGTGGTTCGCGAGGCTCTATGCTGGGGAGCCGGGGGCTATGAAAGTTGTCTTGCAACCGCAGGGGTAG
- the lpdA gene encoding dihydrolipoyl dehydrogenase: MHSDLVVLGGGPGGYAAAFLAADEGLQVTIVESDKRLGGTCLLRGCIPSKALLHVARVISEVNELREDWGVKYQAPQIDVDQVRARKEKVISTLTGGLGQLAKRRNVTVITAKGVFEDSTTLRLEGEHESIPAERQLTFKHCILATGSVPAMPPGFQIGSDRVMDSTGALQLADIPETLLVVGGGYIGLEMGSVYAGLGTKVSVVELLDGLLMGADRDLVKPLQKRLEKLFEQRIFLNTKVGSMAEVDNQIEVTFEGPGKYGHERFDRVLVSVGRRPVSRGLGLENTKVELDQRGFAVCDAQQRTADPHIFAIGDVAGEPMLAHKASHEAKVAVEVLLGEPVTFDKAAIPAVVFTDPEIAWAGMTEEDAKKSGRKVDVEVYPWAASGRAQALGRTEGFTKWLVDPETHRVLGCGIVGAGAGELIAEAVLAIEMGCEVRDLTESIHPHPTLSETLMNAAEVHLGTATEIYKPKRK, translated from the coding sequence ATGCACAGCGATTTAGTTGTCCTCGGTGGTGGTCCTGGTGGTTACGCTGCCGCATTTTTAGCCGCTGACGAAGGCTTGCAGGTCACTATTGTCGAATCCGATAAACGGCTCGGCGGTACCTGCCTGTTGCGCGGCTGTATTCCCTCCAAAGCGTTGTTGCACGTTGCCCGGGTGATCTCGGAAGTTAATGAGCTGCGCGAGGATTGGGGCGTTAAGTACCAAGCTCCTCAGATCGATGTCGATCAAGTGCGGGCGCGCAAGGAGAAGGTGATCTCCACTTTAACCGGTGGCCTGGGGCAGTTGGCCAAACGCCGCAACGTCACGGTGATTACCGCCAAGGGGGTGTTTGAGGATAGCACCACTCTGCGTCTAGAAGGAGAGCATGAATCGATACCGGCCGAGCGGCAGTTGACGTTCAAGCATTGCATCCTGGCTACCGGCAGTGTGCCAGCCATGCCACCGGGATTTCAGATTGGTAGCGATCGGGTGATGGATTCGACCGGCGCGTTGCAGTTGGCGGATATTCCCGAAACGTTGTTGGTGGTGGGCGGCGGCTACATCGGTCTCGAGATGGGGTCGGTCTATGCGGGATTGGGCACCAAAGTCAGCGTGGTGGAATTGCTCGATGGTTTGCTCATGGGAGCCGATCGGGATCTGGTTAAACCCCTGCAGAAACGTTTGGAGAAGCTTTTCGAACAGCGGATTTTCCTGAACACCAAAGTCGGCTCGATGGCCGAAGTTGACAATCAGATCGAAGTCACCTTCGAGGGCCCCGGCAAGTACGGGCACGAGAGATTCGATCGCGTGTTGGTGAGTGTCGGCCGCCGGCCGGTGAGTCGTGGGCTGGGGCTTGAGAATACGAAGGTGGAGTTGGATCAGCGTGGTTTCGCCGTTTGCGACGCACAGCAGCGTACTGCCGATCCGCATATTTTTGCGATCGGTGATGTGGCGGGAGAGCCCATGCTGGCCCATAAGGCCTCGCATGAAGCCAAGGTCGCTGTGGAGGTCTTGCTCGGAGAACCGGTGACGTTTGATAAAGCGGCTATTCCAGCCGTGGTCTTCACCGATCCGGAGATTGCTTGGGCAGGCATGACGGAAGAGGATGCCAAGAAGAGCGGTCGCAAGGTTGATGTCGAGGTTTACCCTTGGGCCGCCAGCGGGCGGGCGCAGGCGCTGGGGCGCACCGAAGGGTTTACCAAGTGGCTGGTCGACCCTGAAACCCATCGCGTTCTAGGGTGCGGTATCGTGGGGGCTGGCGCGGGCGAGTTGATTGCGGAGGCTGTCTTGGCGATTGAGATGGGGTGCGAAGTGCGCGATCTCACCGAGTCGATTCATCCTCACCCGACGTTGAGCGAAACGTTAATGAATGCAGCTGAGGTCCACTTGGGGACGGCGACCGAGATTTATAAACCCAAACGCAAATAG
- the rpsD gene encoding 30S ribosomal protein S4, translating to MARYTGPKARINRRLSTMVYESAGATRASQRRDSPPGMHPRGRRTSNYGTALTEKQKIKHYYGLGERQLRRYFAAATSAKGNTAQNLLLMCERRLDNVVRRAGFTKTRPQARQGIVHGHFRVNGVKVNKPGYILRAGDEIELRGRENLKNLYRGVIANNSPQPLDWLSFDSEGLKATILSAPTATDISLPVDGNIVVEFLSR from the coding sequence ATGGCCAGATACACAGGTCCTAAAGCTCGCATCAATCGTCGTTTGAGCACCATGGTTTACGAGAGCGCGGGTGCCACGCGCGCCTCTCAGCGTCGCGACAGCCCGCCTGGTATGCACCCTCGTGGTCGCCGTACTAGTAACTACGGTACCGCCTTGACCGAGAAGCAGAAGATCAAGCACTACTATGGCCTAGGGGAGCGACAGCTCCGCCGTTACTTCGCGGCCGCTACCAGCGCCAAGGGGAATACGGCTCAGAATCTGTTGCTGATGTGCGAGCGTCGACTAGATAATGTGGTGCGTCGGGCTGGATTTACGAAGACGCGGCCACAAGCCCGTCAGGGAATCGTCCATGGTCACTTCCGAGTCAATGGCGTCAAAGTCAACAAGCCTGGCTACATTCTGCGTGCTGGGGATGAAATTGAGTTGCGTGGTCGTGAGAATTTGAAGAATCTCTACCGCGGTGTCATCGCTAACAATTCCCCACAACCGCTCGATTGGTTGTCGTTCGATTCCGAGGGGCTCAAGGCAACAATCCTGAGTGCGCCTACGGCTACCGATATCAGCCTGCCAGTAGATGGTAACATCGTGGTCGAATTCTTGTCGCGCTAA